In a single window of the Drosophila miranda strain MSH22 chromosome XL, D.miranda_PacBio2.1, whole genome shotgun sequence genome:
- the LOC108164929 gene encoding DM7 family protein GG17591 yields the protein MSKKNVGLRKKMAGYQAFAQQTGLDLDPELDILIPGSTNERNSLICCQHVHSLMHSMNSLSRAKLRYVPNLRNLVVPKSTDLAVLMLLSVEHYPHDPDAAKLLKEEKNCLCFELPVERFPVHTPISRMIFLSPKLLPPSFDAGGVFGPGVLPRKFYPIGMLPSQHKGPTPALFVGRRVLKEILKGLETDLICPLSTTVGMSSADTQQRLSRCKVAMGFVGADPNTMAMMKKYIDNPVPTQYNIYVPDLTDMRVVMANATDAMMPYAMTVISTVVQPHVPNVSLDTMNAPGPKFQLPKELFPPEIIGRKPVFIPTRYLPKNFDAGCVFAPGALPYAWFQGLLLPHTAPVQHSSVMSPPLFFGRWKAKQQKLKDSAYVPPGQPVPSVSNPPVSSPPSSVKPEKELVDLIFGLYGNEKEIEVGSMTIRRLALDLVAKNKVPAGTDVEVVVGQYRSIMRSRAAKRDNPAPPPPPPTQPQPQPQGAQVGSADIQPLQKMSKCKQRFRGTCCHCGKSQ from the exons ATGTCGAAAAAAAACGTAGGGCTTCGTAAGAAAATGGCCGGCTATCAGGCTTTCGCGCAGCAAACAG GTCTTGATCTGGACCCGGAACTGGACATCCTAATCCCCGGATCGACTAACGAGAGGAACTCGCTGATCTGCTGCCAGCACGTGCACAGTTTGATGCATTCAATGAACTCGCTCTCAAGGGCAAAGCTGCGATATGTGCCGAATCTGCGGAACTTGGTGGTGCCGAAGAGCACAGATCTTgcggtgctgatgctgctgtcCGTGGAGCATTATCCACACGATCCGGACGCCGCCAAATTGCTGAAGGAGGAGAAGAATTGCCTGTGCTTCGAGCTGCCGGTCGAACGCTTTCCGGTGCACACGCCCATCAGCAGGATGATCTTCCTGTCGCCGAAGCTACTGCCGCCGAGCTTCGATGCTGGCGGTGTTTTCGGACCCGGGGTGCTGCCGCGCAAGTTTTACCCCATCGGGATGCTGCCGTCGCAGCACAAGGGACCGACACCGGCACTGTTCGTCGGCCGGCGCGTCCTTAAGGAGATCCTAAAGGGCCTGGAGACTGACCTCATATGTCCGCTCTCCACCACCGTGGGCATGTCGTCGGCTGACACCCAACAGCGCCTATCGCGCTGCAAGGTGGCGATGGGCTTTGTGGGGGCCGATCCCAACACAATGGCTATGATGAAGAAATACATCGACAATCCCGTTCCGACTCAGTACAACATCTACGTGCCGGACCTGACCGACATGAGAGTGGTAATGGCCAATGCTACTGATGCCATGATGCCATACGCCATGACGGTGATCTCGACGGTGGTTCAGCCACATGTCCCGAACGTATCCCTGGACACCATGAACGCTCCAGGGCCTAAATTCCAGCTGCCCAAGGAGCTCTTTCCGCCGGAAATCATCGGCAGAAAGCCTGTTTTTATACCCACCCGCTATCTGCCAAAGAACTTCGATGCCGGCTGTGTCTTTGCGCCCGGCGCACTGCCATACGCTTGGTTCCAGGGACTCCTGCTGCCCCATACGGCACCGGTTCAGCACAGCTCCGTGATGTCGCCGCCCCTGTTCTTCGGGCGCTGGAAGGCCAAGCAGCAGAAGCTCAAGGACAGTGCTTACGTGCCACCTGGTCAGCCGGTGCCTTCGGTCTCCAATCCACCGGTCTCAAGTCCTCCGAGCAGCGTCAAACCCGAGAAAGAGCTAGTGGATCTAATCTTCGGCTTGTATGGCAACGAGAAGGAAATCGAGGTGGGTTCCATGACTATCCGCCGTTTGGCACTAGATCTGGTGGCCAAAAATAAGGTGCCAGCTGGTACCGACGTGGAGGTGGTCGTCGGTCAATACCGCTCCATTATGCGCAGCCGTGCGGCCAAGCGCGATAACCCGgcgcctccacctccacctccaactcagcctcagcctcagccgcaggGCGCCCAAGTCGGCTCAGCCGACATCCAGCCGCTGCAGAAGATGTCAAAGTGTAAGCAGCGGTTCCGTGGAACCTGCTGCCATTGTGGAAAGAGCCAGTAA
- the LOC108153923 gene encoding E3 ubiquitin-protein ligase Ubr3 translates to MDEDDNLSNADISIDDEDDDGDRARAMVQPMVDEDEDDDSDMDLSSDYVQAAGHVSVGSGDSATGAGGGAAATAASARTIGEGSGTATATATGARAGNSRSPLHDNYSSAAAASAAGGATGSGSSSNSSGHYGTGSSAAGAAAAGEDAGAKPSFFFGTSSFSLRSRKEVAALINTECCRGSPTPDLDSIMDTLFNPGTPIDNPDNIEWIRWLIAGGRTPQEFVKIVRSYDNHAKCGLVWVPHVVAYRCRTCGISPCMSICRDCFKKGNHTNHDFNMFLSQAGGACDCGDTSVMKAEGFCSDHGINNRVNRDPVPNNLLAVAEAIMPKLLFRLLQHFREHSDTSLQVHAMTSYSCEEFANMLIDLNNMGEIMRKVMTRTLINHEVYAYFMETPCQDTRNGRFLKANREKYEDAVNRFPNPEPPDEYRDLPALCEKLVHTTLLEEFIFWTFKFEFPQTLVCFLLNMLPDQDYKEHLTRTFVMHYSRIPSVLEMSRDPDTLSNRVVHMSVQLFSNESLALKMVNELSLLHVMIISLKLMMSKILIQNTLHDPAKNFHFVIDCTRQVMKDHCYWPLVSDFNNVLSHESVALVFLRDDNLIDMWFQFLQMLQGMNVNVRETGSHVEFEPNSYYAAFSCELEASAYPMWSIISHLQDGTHAHLAKKIINYCVTTLHEWLDSIYFMEVRISMEEMMQASFHFPLHRYLAAFVCQAVTKMGIPLSEVLPSRPYLLPLLMIHPLRVQSFFYEILAGKWVRNGLQIKGQAMTYIQANFCNSMADMDLFFLQICATNLPQYFFLQNTIELFDVSQWLETAPLKQPQKAEQSSMLEGFLTFLATLVTSRTNLGNDEATQCIIEISALLATENKTHSQLLELMPERSGNVHTKNFETFLKKLSVYKAPSSGSENLEQGLFTPIDEVWEKYYDPLHVLLRAVHRRDFQSSLDRFTNYVMSKEKMPASGNLWPPFRLPQALPTSSSFTDPCRILNSRVFHSTILSIFFRAVHTRDVSEHLLALAVFLLEMAVETSSDVSDSPPAAAAAMVECGGGGGGGGGYHHGYNQGRQEPPRLFQCYPTDNLSCNLRHVVKKLSLKSRDPQVIGSSYRSNPFYSDLEFDVEPDSGMGMRMIGQIESDGDEVAGGGGPRAGAGAGVGTGPGAGAMTVARRNMSQALVPMRMPGMEVALPPDLSVVPETGVIIRQDSNEDDLLRDRDTAMDLGPAALDFHFPMQQITLPESGMEVAIRRDLLLAESNHVAGGAGAGAGIGIGTGPPALAAPSEMFSPTTPTGSGMLLPFQRVQPVAVPSSGNMDIVPSNALGMGSFAGSGRRMNYDATGTRKRSVDIAIGGNNKDDLHMDESILSLLLKLHSQLSGTLDSFSLSDGEENSELGSATASASDQQSMDVDCNEASTSTAAAAAESTSLAERHGRGRRNYNNIYVSASRIGDGPFFIGNLLRKIAKRDELCAVSIDEIRARLWPNQREKQAEARARESKEKEERRKKARERQQKMMQDFANKQMQFMQSAAAAANNMDNGLEDDDDEDLYEEQPREKEYDCIICNCTTPSTETNPIGLVVLVESSGIVGHRRRIAERLPLPLDAGEEQRLARTTRLASEFSRRTELLSLKFGDESWYLSNNMSYDNGVHVQSCGHHVHLSCLEAYLKTLYTTQRQPVQDRGEFYCPVCRQLSNSVLPLSPQLDRPTHLVRSGNQPFEQLVADLSDLIKENETIPPPTKLTEAMGHAMEVMTNISQRKVKCASITFRKLFIFVTSIARTNLEAEIIQRGGSLCTSNATRYKPKRDCIVPLLHVLSVHVRVLVEWPLWSSWASLAGLPVSDAEPLPAHCQELIPSVLADPIALLLKFILLAPLHLDQDYFTCMVKVMYNLLYYQIVVQLCVTLTDLECENILTLYGSSGSSSTTSTNTSASASANDNAGSQPSETATPATAETAETAAVVSSSASASASASAGSVLSSYSRRSSSSRFSGHQQQSASQLGRAMALVLGETDCLINLRRDSIASTSAAASSSSASSSASGHGHGPGPGPGTSGGTASSSDVNLKSMELQLQSLCLPFLRVAALLRQHLYRHEMPEISAPGLEFVRLVYYLELVTDSMDWDCFNASKGLCFIPGTEHTLPQFWCKQLREVRPPSDTIRELVLINQHSLWQQPRLLELPREYERLFTYYHERPCLNCYKVPKESSICLLCGTIVCLKQNCCAENDCCEAVRHTLSCGGGIGIFLVVTSTYIIVIRGRRACLWGSLYLDDFDEEDRDLKRGKPLYLSQDRFNLLESQWLSHKFAHTNHTWVFHRDLL, encoded by the exons TGCGCAGCTATGACAACCACGCCAAGTGCGGCCTTGTGTGGGTGCCCCATGTGGTGGCCTATCGGTGCCGCACCTGCGGGATCTCGCCCTGCATGTCCATCTGTCGGGACTGCTTCAAGAAGGGCAACCACACCAACCATGACTTTAACATGTTCTTGTCCCAGGCTGGCGGCGCCTGCGACTGCGGCGACACGTCCGTGATGAAGGCCGAAGGATTCTGCAGTGACCATGGCATCAATAATCGCGTGAATCGCGATCCCGTGCCCAACAATCtgctggccgtggccgaggcCATCATGCCGAAGCTGCTCTTCCGCCTGTTGCAGCACTTTCGTGAGCATAGCGACACCTCACTGCAGGTGCACGCCATGACCTCTTACTCGTGCGAGGAGTTCGCCAATATGCTGATCGACCTGAACAACATGGGCGAGATCATGCGCAAGGTGATGACGCGCACCCTGATCAATCACGAGGTGTACGCCTACTTTATGGAGACGCCCTGTCAGGACACACGCAACGGACGATTCCTGAAGGCGAATCGCGAAAAGTACGAGGACGCGGTCAATCGGTTCCCCAATCCGGAGCCACCCGACGAGTACCGTGACCTGCCGGCGCTCTGCGAAAAGCTGGTCCACACCACTCTACTCGAGGAGTTCATATTCTGGACATTCAAGTTCGAGTTCCCCCAGACGCTCGTCTGCTTTCTGCTCAATATGCTACCCGACCAGGACTACAAA GAACACTTGACCCGCACCTTTGTGATGCACTACAGCCGAATTCCGTCCGTGCTGGAGATGTCACGCGATCCGGACACGCTAAGCAACCGCGTGGTCCACATGAGCGTTCAGCTCTTCTCCAACGAGAGCTTGGCCCTCAAGATGGTCAACGAGCTGTCGCTGTTGCATGTTATGATTATCAGCCTGAAGCTAATGATGTCCAAGATTCTCATCCAGAATACACTGCACG ATCCCGCCAAGAACTTTCACTTTGTCATCGACTGTACGCGCCAGGTGATGAAGGATCATTGCTATTGGCCGCTTGTCTCGGACTTCAATAACGTGCTATCGCACGAGTCGGTGGCCTTGGTCTTTCTTCGGGACGACAACCTCATCGACATGTGGTTTCAGTTCCTCCAAATGCTTCAGGGCATGAACGTGAATGTCCGGGAGACGGGCTCCCATGTGGAATTCGAACCTAACAGCTACTATGCGGCCTTCTCCTGCGAACTGGAGGCCAGCGCCTATCCCATGTGGTCGATCATATCCCATCTGCAGGACGGCACTCATGCCCATCTGGCCAAAAAGATCATCAACTATTGTGTGACGACGCTGCACGAGTGGCTCGATTCGATTTACTTTATGGAGGTCAGAATCTCAATG GAGGAAATGATGCAGGCCTCATTCCATTTTCCGCTGCATCGGTATCTGGCCGCCTTTGTCTGTCAGGCGGTCACCAAAATGGGCATTCCCCTGAGCGAAGTGCTGCCCTCGCGTCCTTACCTCTTGCCGCTGTTGATGATTCATCCGCTCCGTGTTCAG AGCTTCTTCTACGAGATTCTGGCTGGCAAATGGGTGCGAAATGGCCTCCAGATCAAGGGCCAGGCCATGACCTACATACAGGCCAATTTCTGCAACTCGATGGCTGACATGGACCTGTTTTTCCTACAGATCTGCGCAACCAATCTGCCGCAATACTTTTTCCTGCAGAACACTATCGAGCTGTTCGACGTGTCCCAGTGGCTGGAGACGGCACCGCTGAAGCAGCCCCAAAAGGCAGAGCAGTCCTCCATGCTGGAGGGTTTCCTCACATTCCTCGCCACCCTGGTCACCAGTCGCACCAATCTGGGCAACGATGAGGCCACCCAATGCATCATCGAGATCAGCGCCCTGCTGGCCACCGAGAACAAGACACACTCGCAGCTGCTCGAGCTGATGCCGGAGCGGTCGGGCAATGTCCATACCAAGAACTTTGAGACCTTCCTCAAGAAGCTGTCGGTGTACAAGGCGCCGTCGAGTGGGTCCGAGAACCTCGAGCAGGGGCTCTTCACACCCATCGACGAGGTGTGGGAGAAGTACTATGATCCGCTGCACGTCCTCCTGCGGGCTGTGCACCGGCGCGACTTTCAGTCCTCTCTGGACCGCTTCACAAACTATGTCATGTCCAAGGAGAAGATGCCCGCCAGTGGCAACCTCTGGCCGCCGTTCCGTCTGCCACAAGCCCTGCCCACGTCCAGCTCCTTCACCGATCCCTGCCGCATACTGAACTCGCGCGTCTTCCACTCCACCATCCTCTCGATCTTTTTCCGGGCCGTGCACACGCGCGATGTCTCCGAGCACCTGCTGGCCCTGGCCGTCTTTCTGCTGGAGATGGCGGTGGAGACGAGCAGCGATGTCAGCGACAGCCCGCCGGCGGCCGCGGCCGCCATGGTTGAGTGCGGAGGTGGTGGTGGAGGCGGAGGGGGATACCATCACGGATACAACCAGGGCAGGCAGGAGCCTCCGCGACTGTTCCAGTGCTATCCCACGGACAATCTCAGCTGCAACCTGCGGCACGTGGTCAAGAAGCTGTCCCTGAAGTCGCGCGATCCGCAAGTGATTGGGTCCAGCTACCGCTCCAATCCGTTCTACTCCGATCTAGAGTTCGACGTGGAGCCGGACTCGGGAATGGGCATGCGGATGATCGGACAGATAGAGTCCGATGGTGATGAGGTGGCTGGCGGAGGCGGACCGAGAgcgggagcaggagcaggagtggGAACGGGACCTGGAGCGGGTGCCATGACTGTGGCGCGCAGGAACATGTCGCAGGCTCTGGTGCCAATGCGAATGCCCGGAATGGAAGTGGCCCTACCGCCGGATCTGTCCGTTGTGCCGGAGACCGGAGTGATCATCCGGCAGGACAGTAACGAGGATGACCTGCTGCGAGATCGGGATACAGCCATGGATTTGGGTCCCGCCGCCCTCGACTTTCACTTCCCCATGCAGCAGATCACGCTCCCAGAGAGCGGCATGGAGGTGGCCATACGACGTGACCTCCTCCTGGCCGAGAGCAATCATGTGgctggaggagctggagcgggcgctggcattggcattggcactGGACCCCCGGCGCTGGCTGCGCCCAGCGAGATGTTCTCTCCCACGACTCCCACCGGCAGCGGTATGCTGCTGCCGTTCCAGCGCGTCCAACCGGTGGCGGTGCCGAGCAGCGGCAACATGGACATTGTACCCTCGAACGCCCTCGGGATGGGCAGCTTTGCCGGCAGCGGGCGGCGCATGAACTACGATGCCACTGGGACTCGCAAGCGGTCCGTCGACATTGCCATTGGGGGCAACAACAAAGACGACCTGCACATGGACGAGAGCattctgtcgctgctgctgaagcTGCACTCCCAGCTGAGCGGCACCCTTGACAGCTTTTCGCTTAGCGATGGTGAGGAAAACTCGGAACTAGGATCAGCaacggcatcggcatcggatCAGCAGTCTATGGATGTGGACTGCAATGAGGCGAGCACATCGACGGCCGCGGCAGCTGCCGAGAGCACTTCCCTGGCCGAACGGCATGGGCGGGGGCGTCGCAACTACAACAACATCTATGTGTCCGCTTCTCGGATCGGCGACGGGCCCTTCTTCATTGGGAATTTGCTGCGCAAGATTGCCAAACGGGACGAGCTGTGCGCAGTGAGCATCGACGAGATACGGGCCCGCCTCTGGCCCAATCAGCGCGAGAAGCAGGCGGAGGCGAGGGCGCGGGAGAGCAAGGAGAAGGAAGAGCGCCGCAAGAAGGCGCGCGAGCGGCAGCAAAAGATGATGCAGGACTTTGCCAACAAGCAGATGCAGTTCATGCAatcggcggcagcggcggccaataacatggacaacgggttggaggacgacgacgatgaggaTCTGTACGAGGAGCAGCCGCGCGAGAAGGAGTACGACTGCATCATCTGCAACTGCACGACGCCCAGCACTGAAACCAATCCAATTGGCCTGGTGGTCCTTGTCGAGTCCAGCGGCATTGTTGGCCATCGTCGGCGCATTGCCGAGCGTCTGCCGCTCCCCCTCGACGCCGGGGAAGAGCAACGGCTGGCCCGCACCACCCGCCTGGCCTCAGAGTTCAGCCGCCGCACCGAGCTGCTCAGTTTGAAGTTTGGCGACGAGTCCTGGTATCTGTCCAACAACATGTCCTACGACAACGGCGTCCATGTGCAGTCGTGCGGCCACCACGTGCATCTGAGCTGCCTGGAGGCGTACCTCAAGACGTTGTACACCACCCAGCGGCAGCCGGTACAGGACCGCGGCGAGTTCTATTGCCCGGTGTGTCGGCAGCTGTCCAACTCGGTGCTGCCCCTCAGTCCACAACTGGACCGGCCCACGCATCTGGTCAGGTCGGGCAATCAGCCGTTCGAGCAGCTGGTCGCCGATCTCTCGGACCTGATCAAGGAGAATGAAACGATACCG CCACCCACAAAACTGACGGAGGCCATGGGCCATGCCATGGAGGTGATGACCAACATTTCGCAGCGAAAGGTGAAGTGCGCCTCCATCACGTTCCGCAAGCTGTTCATCTTCGTGACGTCGATAGCGCGCACCAATCTGGAGGCGGAGATCATCCAACGCGGCGGATCACTGTGCACATCGAATGCCACGCGCTATAAGCCGAAGAGGGACTGCATTGTGCCGCTTCTGCATGTGCTATCGGTGCATGTGCGGGTCCTGGTCGAGTGGCCGCTGTGGAGCAGCTGGGCCTCGCTTGCGGGACTACCCGTGAGCGATGCGGAGCCGTTGCCGGCCCATTGCCAGGAGCTGATACCTAGTGTGCTAGCGGATCCCATTGCACTGCTCCTGAAGTTCATTCTTTTGGCACCGCTGCACTTGGACCAGG ACTACTTCACCTGCATGGTGAAGGTGATGTACAATTTGTTGTACTACCAAATTGTCGTTCAGCTGTGCGTCACCCTGACGGATCTCGAGTGCGAAAACATTCTGACACTATACGGCAGCTCTGGGAGCAGCAGCACTACCAGCACCAAcaccagcgccagcgccagcgccaacGACAACGCCGGCAGCCAGCCGTCGGAGACGGCAACACCGGCAACAGCGGAAACAGCGGAAACTGCAGCCGTTGTCAGCTCCAGCGCCTCTGCAtctgcctccgcctccgccggCTCTGTGCTCTCGTCCTACAGCCGCCGCAGCAGCTCGAGCCGCTTCAGCGGCCATCAGCAGCAGAGCGCCTCCCAGCTGGGACGGGCCATGGCACTGGTGTTGGGCGAGACCGATTGTCTGATCAATCTGCGTCGCGACAGCATAGCCAGCACTTCTGCGGcagcgagcagcagcagcgccagcagcagcgccagcggccacggccacggcccCGGCCCGGGCCCCGGAACGAGCGGAGGGACAGCATCGTCGTCAGATGTGAATCTAAAATCGAtggagctgcagctgcagtcgCTGTGCCTACCATTCCTGCGGGTGGCGGCCCTGCTGCGTCAGCATTTGTATCGCCATGAGATGCCGGAGATATCGGCGCCGGGTCTGGAGTTTGTGCGTCTGGTCTACTACCTGGAGCTGGTCACCGACTCGATGGACTGGGACTGTTTCAATGCCAGCAAAGGCCTGTGCTTCATACCGGGCACCGAGCACACACTGCCCCAGTTCTGGTGCAAACAGCTGCGGGAGGTACGCCCGCCCTCGGACACCATCCGGGAGCTGGTGCTGATCAACCAGCATTCGCTTTGGCAGCAGCCGCGACTGCTCGAGCTGCCACGCGAGTACGAGCGTCTGTTCACG TACTACCACGAGCGGCCCTGCCTCAATTGCTACAAAGTTCCAAAGGAAAGCTCCATTTGCCTGCTGTGCGGGACGATTGTGTGCCTCAAGCAGAACTGCTGTGCGGAGAACGATTGCTGTGAGGCTGTACGG CACACGCTGTCCTGTGGCGGCGGCATTGGCATCTTCCTGGTGGTCACCTCCACGTACATCATTGTCATACGCGGTCGACGCGCTTGCCTGTGGGGATCGCTCTACTTGGATGACTTTGACGAGGAGGATCGCGATCTCAA GCGCGGCAAACCATTGTATCTGAGCCAGGATCGGTTCAATTTGCTGGAGTCGCAGTGGCTTTCGCATAAGTTTGCTCACACAAATCACACCTGGGTGTTTCATCGCGATCTCTTGTGA